The following is a genomic window from Labeo rohita strain BAU-BD-2019 chromosome 15, IGBB_LRoh.1.0, whole genome shotgun sequence.
GCGAATGGAAGGTGGCTTTGTCCACAACACTGGGGTACTATGAATGCTTGGTTATGCCTTTCGGGCTGGTCAGTAGTCTTTCCACTGGCCACAACCTACCACTTTAAAAGAACTGCAATGCTTCCTGGGCTTTGCTAACTTCTATCAACAATTCATTCACAATTTCAGCACAATTGCAGCACCCATGCATGACCTCTATGCTTAAAAAGGGGAAGCAACGTCTTGTGTGAACACAGGTAGCCATATCTGAATTTCAAGAGCTCAAAGAAAGATTTACTACTGCTCTCTCTTAGATCCACCAAGAGACCCAACCACAGGCAGGCAAGATGGGCTTTATTCTTCATAAGATTCAATTTTACTGTGACATACCGCCCAGGTTCACGGAACACCAAGGCTGATGCCCTGTCTCAACAATATGAATCATCCATGCAGCCACAGACCAAAGAACCCATCATCTCTTCTACCATTATTCTAGCTCCCATACAGTGGGATATCATGACTGAGATCACAGAGGCGCACCAGCAGAATGCTCACCAAAGCTCACTTACATGCCACGTGCTCTGCGTCAGCGAGTAATTCAATGGGTCCACTCCACTCCTAGCTCTGGCCATTCAGGTATTGTCATCTAAGTCACCAAATCCACATCCGGCACTGTCCAACATGTAAAGTCACCAAAACCTCTCATCAACTACCTGCCGGTCTATTACAATCTTTACCCATTCCTCAATGCCCCTGGACTCACATAGCCATAGACTTTATCACTGATCTGCCCTTATCCATAGATCACAGCACCATCCTCACAGTGACTGACCGCTTTTCCAAAGCTTGTCGCTTGATTCCTCTGCCCAAACTGCCTACAGCTTTTGAAACAGCCGAACTATTATGCAACTATGTATTCAGATTCTACGGCTTTCCTAAGGATATAAACTCCAACTAGGGATCACAATTCACCTCCCAAGTCTGGTGTGTCTTCTGTCAAAAGCTGAATAACCTCATCTCTGGTTACCATCCTCAGTCCAGTGGTCAAGTGAAATGTCTAAATCAAGAACTCACCCATTTCCTTTGTTCATACTGCCACTGAAATCAGGCTAACTGCAGTTGCTACCTATTATGGGCTGAATATGCTCAAAACTTCCTCTGCAAACCAGCCACAGGCCTCATTCCCTTCCAATGTGTGATGGGTTTCCTTATTCCCATGGTCCAGGGAACCCTTAGAACTACCTGCTGTAAACTCCTGGCTCCAGCAGAGCAAAGAAACCTGGAATGAGGCGGCGTATCAAGTTTGAGAGATTCTGGACTCCCATCGCTGGGGCAGGGTACTCCAGTACCTAGTGGATTGGGAGTGGTATGGTCCAGAGGAGCGGTCCTGGGTCAATGCAGAAGACATTCTGGACCCAACTCTTACCACATACTTTCATAATACCCATCCAGATAAATAAGCCCAGAGACCCcatctgaccctgcctgccttgtGGATTTACTCTGTACTCTGTTTTCTGCCTGCCTCAAACACTGGACTCTGATTATGATTTTGCCAAACACTCGGAGCAGTTCAGCTCGTATATGTGAACAAACCAAGTGATCTTAGACCCCCCTAATAGGACCCAAATATGAACTGTACTCAGACCACCTCCGCAGGTGATCTGAGTTAAGTTCGTTTGTGGGTCATTTTTGTGGTTCGATTTCCTTGTGATGTGTGAAATCAATCCATTACGCTTTATATGGAACAAGATTACAGTAATACTTGAGGCTGAGGTGAGCTGTTTGttatttggatttatttttatgtatatattttattattattattatttatcaatgTTAATTCTGACGTTTCAATgtcttgttacattttttaaaaaataaataagcaaataaataaataaaacaactgtttatcaacaaaacaaacaataattctGATGTCATTTATGTAACTTACGGCTAACTgtgcattaaattatttaatgcagGACAGAGGCATAAAATCACCCCACACGCAGCAGAGATCTACCATTCTGCCTGTTTTAAACCAGACACAGAGATGATGTAGGTTAGTGTGGTAAGATCACATGCATTTGAATGCATGACTTATAgcattgattttaattaattatcgAGAGAGGGATGAAAGTTGCATGTGTGAATTGCTTCCATATGTCTCATTCTGCAAAAGTGGAGCTGTGAGTTACATTACTTCAAAACAGTTTAACAGTTTTACCCTCTAGTTGCTGAGAAATATAATGTAGCGACAGAGAGTTTTTACAACACATCATCAGTCAGCCAAACTTCTGTTTCTAGTGACACCTTCCCTAGGACTTTCTTGCCTCTTTTGACGAATCTTGTCATCTCCAATTGTGCAGATTTCCGGGCAGAACACTGCTTTGTGTGAGATACGTAAACAGCATCTTAATGCCTTAATGGCTGAACaagaatgaaattaataaaattttaaaaaaattagaagaAAGCTGTGTGAGATTTGACAcaagaacacaaaacaaaacaaaacaaaacaaaacaaaaacgacaacaaaaaaGATGGTTCATGTCAGCAAGTGCAAATGGTACACTGGGTCTCAAGTGTCTTTTCAGGTGGTCCCATTTAAAACTGCCAATTCCTTATTACCATTATGATGAATTTTAATGGTAGAGGAATTTAAATATTCTTGGTCTAAATGTGACTCAAATGAAATGTAGCAAAATGGCAGGATAACTTACATATTTATACAGATGGTATGCATTATGAATAAACCTGTCACAATTCAAGCCAAAGACATGTGGTTAGAGATCAAACAGGTTTGTTTATTGACTGAGGTGCAGATCAGATCGGTAAATGCAGATGGCAGGTGAGTATGCAGAGCAATAGTTGAGTTCTTAGCTGTGATTAGCTGTGATTCTTAGCTTGTCTTTTGCAGGTTGTCTGGAGATGAACGGGAACGAAGGAGAACAGGATTAATGTAGCGTCGGCGCATctaaaattaaaggagaagtccacttccagaacaacaatttacagataatgtactcaccacccccttgtcatccaaaatgttcatgtttttctttcttcagtcataaagaaattgtgttttttgaggaaaacatttcaagatttttctccatataatggactgatatggtgccccaagtttgaacttccaaaatgcagtttaaatgtggcttcaaacgatcccaaatgcagttgtaaacgatcccagccgaggaagaagggtcttatctagtgaaacgattggttatttttactaaaaaatacaatctaaatactttttaatctcaaatgctcttcttatctttctctccctgaactctgtgtattctgcctcaaacagttagggtatgttgaaaaactctgattgtattttctccctcaacttcaaaaatcatttcaaaatcgtcctacattgctgcagaagttccgacccagtctttgcaaagtgaacatgcaaagatcaaacacccttaacaaaaaaggtaacagtgataggacgattttgaagctgagggagaaaatacaatcaaagttttttgtttaaaaaaacagatgaaaGCCTTGAGATATATGATCTGATCGATGTCTTGGTGTGGTAACTGTAGTATCTGTGGTCCGTtgaattttagaaaataattaagGCTCCGCTTTGCATCGTGGCTGCATCACCACCTCAGGTGTGCATtccatgctaaaaaaaaaacagcttaaaccagaGGGGTTTCAGAGGGGTTTTGGCCCCTTCCTTGgctggccaggctggtcttagctggtcaggctgggagaccagctggaataaccagctaaaaccagcttgaccagcctGGGAgcccagctaaaaccagctgataaGTTAACACCTctattttttctgaatttagcagtaagaaatacTGTACTTTTTGAAATTGGTAGGGTACAGTGGGTAGATGgtggtgtgattttttttctgtgaaacaaaagttTAATGTGTTCAGAAAAGTTAGCATAGTTTTAGTGGCAAtgtcataaatgtaaaaaaagtacGAACAATTTCCAGAGTTTTcatgttattagatttttaacaaaaattaaaattgtaccAATAGGGCGTTTTACCCCAAATCAGAGAAGAAGAAACCTGGATTGAGATTTTACTTTTATCTTGTGATGAATAACGTAAATCGCATtaagaaattcataaaaatcTGACCAGCCCATGGCCTACTTAGATGATCTTAATTTTATCTTAAGAattaataaagcatatttttgtagaatattaagtacaaaattagtgtgtgaaaatagagcactttaaGTAGGCTACATTATGGAAGTGCCCTTTTTTTTCCACCTGGAGTCGTTTGACCAGCGTGTTTCTGTGGCTTCCTGTGACCCTACATTGGACAAGCTTATGTGGAAAATGGATGAATGATTGGTAATTACGTGATGAAAGGTTATAATTAAGCATGCAAACAATTCACCTGCTATTTATGCCTCTGAGTTTCAAATTATAAGATGCTTTCTATACTACAAATTATAAGATAGGCTACCTGCTATTAGTTTtgaataatttagtttttttttttttttttttttttttttttttttaagatgacaCAAACATAAGAAtgtcttatgctcacaaaggctgcatttattttaaaatatttacaaaaaatccagtattcattataaatactttcattaaaaataattaatgatttctgatggatcatgtgacactgaacactgctgaaaattcagcttaatgtaataaattacattttaaaaatattaaaatacaaagcaTTCTTTAATTTGCAATGCAGACGAAGCATTATATTCATACTTGAAATTCTTAAACCTTAAAATAACATATGTATGACTTTCTTATTTGTAATTGGAATGATAAATGACagtaaacaagcatgcaaataTCAAGATTTGAACCAAAGAGCAATATCAGAAACAGTTTTGTGTTGGTGTCTACTGGCTTGAACAGCTCTACAGGCCATACAATAATGCTCTTCCCAAAATGACGTAACGTGCACGCTGTAGTGACTCATCCAGTTCAGATAACGCCGATAGAGGGAGTAGTTTCTGTCCAGGTGTTTTAGGTACGCGGCAAGAGCCCGCGGGCCGCTGAAGTCTTTGACGTGTATGAATGCATCAGCAGGAAGAAAAAGTTCATAATTCTCTCGTGATGGTCCCAAAACCACAGGCACAGCCCCTGATAATAGCGCGTTTCTCCACAATTTCTCCGTAATATAATCTGTGTGCAAAGAGTTCTCAAAGGCCAGGTAGAATTTATATCGAGATACAGTGCGCACTACGCTATCAGATATCAAATCCCGCGCCGCACGTCCAAACACATCCACACGTACATATCGCCGGAGAGTCCGGTAAAATCGCACCCTTTCGTGTTGCTCGTTCCAGTTGCTTACTATCCACGCGACCATTCCGCGCCTGTGCTGCACACTCATCTGTGGGGTGTCTTCGTCTCCTCTCCGGGGCTGCAGGTACCCATAGGGCAGAAAGACGTCTGAGCCTCGGCGGTATGACATGGTAAGGTTAAATACCCCATCCAGCCCAATCAAAGAGCCGGAGTGACTCGGAGACTCAAAGTTCATCCAGATCCATTTCTGACTCGGAGGCCGAGGAGCACGGGGGAGCGCGTTCCAGTTGAGCATCAGTTCGCGTTGGTGTATAATAACAGCATCTGCACGGGGGTACGCGCTTCTCTTCGTGGTTACTGTACAGTCTAGGATGCCATAACGCACAGCGCAGTTAGGCAGGGGATCCCGGTTACCGAATGGCCTCCACCAGATAAGAAGCGTCACTCTGGTGTCGTCGATTCGCAACTCACTGTGCGTGGGTGCATCTAACCCAGACGTGGGT
Proteins encoded in this region:
- the LOC127177519 gene encoding alpha-(1,3)-fucosyltransferase 4, translating into MDSQSKWTDDKSHLDTQRRERVSSAYRKKPCRLVFLFLRSYRWVFALAFGYAILVFVLSLMNLPTSGLDAPTHSELRIDDTRVTLLIWWRPFGNRDPLPNCAVRYGILDCTVTTKRSAYPRADAVIIHQRELMLNWNALPRAPRPPSQKWIWMNFESPSHSGSLIGLDGVFNLTMSYRRGSDVFLPYGYLQPRRGDEDTPQMSVQHRRGMVAWIVSNWNEQHERVRFYRTLRRYVRVDVFGRAARDLISDSVVRTVSRYKFYLAFENSLHTDYITEKLWRNALLSGAVPVVLGPSRENYELFLPADAFIHVKDFSGPRALAAYLKHLDRNYSLYRRYLNWMSHYSVHVTSFWEEHYCMACRAVQASRHQHKTVSDIALWFKS